The Streptomyces sp. NBC_00224 genome has a window encoding:
- a CDS encoding MaoC family dehydratase, whose protein sequence is MSAKIRYEDVETGTELPAQSFPVSRATLVQYAGASGDFNPIHWNEKFAKEVGLPDVIAHGMFTMAAAIRVVTDWVGDPAAVVEYGVRFTKPVVVPNDETGALVEVSAKVAAKLDDEAKTVRVDLTAMSAGQKVLGMSRAVVALA, encoded by the coding sequence ATGAGCGCCAAGATCCGTTACGAGGACGTCGAGACCGGCACCGAGCTGCCGGCGCAGTCCTTCCCCGTGAGTCGCGCCACACTCGTGCAGTACGCGGGCGCCTCGGGCGACTTCAACCCGATCCACTGGAACGAGAAGTTCGCCAAGGAGGTCGGGCTGCCCGACGTCATCGCGCACGGCATGTTCACCATGGCCGCGGCGATCCGGGTGGTCACCGACTGGGTGGGCGACCCGGCGGCGGTCGTCGAGTACGGGGTGCGCTTCACCAAGCCGGTCGTCGTGCCGAACGACGAAACGGGTGCGCTCGTCGAGGTCAGCGCCAAGGTCGCGGCCAAGCTGGACGACGAGGCGAAGACGGTCCGGGTCGACCTGACGGCGATGAGCGCGGGCCAGAAGGTCCTGGGCATGTCGCGCGCGGTGGTCGCGCTGGCGTGA
- a CDS encoding TetR/AcrR family transcriptional regulator, with protein MVRMSAEERRESVVRAAMSEFAHRGYYGTSTEAIAKRVGVSQPYLFRLFPNKPAIFLAAMHRCMEDTVRMFVEASEGLRGEEAVHAMANAYTKVIAEEPERLLMQMQVYVAVAAAEAAGDRTFGEAVRREWMELWDAVSIPLEGYKDTTTFLAYGMLINTLVAIGFPPEHRVWEEIYPSARVKGRLEK; from the coding sequence ATGGTCAGGATGAGTGCGGAGGAGCGGCGCGAGAGCGTCGTACGGGCGGCGATGAGTGAGTTCGCTCACCGCGGCTACTACGGGACGTCCACCGAGGCGATCGCCAAGCGGGTGGGTGTCTCGCAGCCGTATCTGTTCCGGCTCTTCCCGAACAAGCCCGCGATCTTCCTCGCGGCGATGCACCGCTGCATGGAGGACACCGTCCGGATGTTCGTCGAGGCGTCCGAGGGGCTCCGCGGCGAGGAGGCGGTGCACGCGATGGCGAACGCGTACACCAAGGTCATCGCGGAGGAGCCGGAGCGGCTGCTCATGCAGATGCAGGTGTACGTGGCGGTCGCCGCGGCCGAGGCGGCGGGCGACCGGACCTTCGGCGAGGCCGTCCGGCGGGAGTGGATGGAGCTGTGGGACGCGGTGAGCATCCCGCTGGAGGGCTACAAGGACACCACGACGTTCCTGGCGTACGGGATGCTGATCAACACGCTGGTGGCGATCGGGTTCCCTCCCGAGCACCGGGTGTGGGAGGAGATCTATCCCTCCGCACGGGTGAAGGGGCGGCTGGAGAAGTAG
- a CDS encoding MFS transporter: protein MSEQQKQTQKQHEQGPGQESEQGAARRGGAVWALVITSVAGFMAALDNLVVTTALPSIREDLGGALDDLEWTVSAYTLTFAVLLMFGAALGDRFGRRKLFLVGLTIFTGASAAAALAPGIDGLVAARAVQGVGAAIMMPLTLTLLTAAVPAAKRGLAYGIWGAINGLAVASGPLIGGALTEHFSWQWIFWLNVPLGVLVLPLARLRLAESYGSGARLDIRGTVLASGGLFGIVYSLIRGNVDGWSSPTVLTGLVAGTALLGAFVWHGIVSEAPLLPMRLFRSRAFAAINLSSLLMFVGMFGSIFLLSQFLQGVLGYSPTEAGLRMLPWTAMPLLVAPIAGILSDRIGGRPVVAAGLALQAIGLGWFALILSPDVSYGTQLPALVVSGIGMALYFAPAANLVMSSVRPSEQGIASGANNALREVGGALGVAVLAAVFSAQGGYGSATAFVDGLQPALWVGAGVVALAAVSAVCLPRASVAGSASAPAAPAREDALVG, encoded by the coding sequence ATGTCCGAGCAGCAGAAGCAGACGCAGAAGCAGCACGAGCAAGGGCCTGGCCAGGAGTCCGAGCAGGGGGCGGCCCGGCGCGGGGGCGCCGTGTGGGCGCTGGTGATCACCAGCGTCGCCGGGTTCATGGCGGCGCTCGACAACCTCGTCGTCACCACCGCACTGCCGTCGATCCGCGAGGACCTGGGCGGGGCGCTGGACGATCTGGAGTGGACGGTGAGCGCGTACACCCTCACCTTCGCCGTGCTGCTGATGTTCGGAGCGGCGCTGGGGGACCGGTTCGGGCGCCGCAAGCTCTTCCTCGTCGGGCTGACGATCTTCACCGGCGCGTCCGCCGCGGCGGCGCTGGCGCCCGGGATCGACGGTCTTGTCGCGGCCCGCGCGGTCCAGGGCGTCGGCGCGGCGATCATGATGCCGCTGACGCTCACGCTGCTCACGGCTGCGGTGCCGGCCGCGAAGCGGGGCCTGGCGTACGGGATATGGGGCGCGATCAACGGCCTCGCCGTCGCGAGCGGGCCGCTGATCGGAGGCGCGCTGACCGAGCACTTCTCCTGGCAGTGGATCTTCTGGCTGAACGTTCCGCTCGGCGTGCTCGTGCTGCCGCTGGCGCGGCTGCGGCTCGCGGAGTCGTACGGGAGCGGGGCCCGGCTCGACATCCGCGGCACGGTGCTCGCCAGCGGGGGGCTCTTCGGGATCGTGTACAGCCTGATCCGGGGCAACGTCGACGGCTGGAGCAGCCCGACGGTGCTGACGGGGCTCGTGGCCGGTACGGCGCTGCTCGGCGCCTTCGTCTGGCACGGGATCGTCAGCGAGGCGCCGCTGCTGCCGATGCGGCTGTTCCGGAGCCGGGCGTTCGCGGCGATCAACCTGTCCAGCCTGCTGATGTTCGTCGGGATGTTCGGCTCGATCTTCCTGCTCAGCCAGTTCCTGCAGGGCGTGCTCGGCTACTCGCCGACCGAGGCGGGGCTGCGGATGCTGCCGTGGACCGCCATGCCGCTGCTGGTCGCGCCGATCGCCGGCATCCTGTCCGACCGGATCGGGGGACGGCCGGTGGTGGCGGCGGGACTGGCGCTCCAGGCGATCGGGCTCGGGTGGTTCGCCCTGATCCTGTCGCCGGACGTGTCGTACGGGACGCAGCTGCCGGCGCTGGTGGTCAGCGGGATCGGGATGGCGCTGTACTTCGCGCCGGCCGCGAATCTGGTGATGTCGAGCGTGCGGCCGTCCGAGCAGGGGATCGCGTCCGGGGCGAACAACGCGCTGCGCGAGGTGGGCGGGGCGCTGGGCGTCGCCGTCCTGGCGGCGGTGTTCTCCGCGCAGGGCGGGTACGGGTCGGCCACCGCCTTCGTGGACGGGCTGCAGCCGGCGCTGTGGGTCGGGGCGGGAGTGGTGGCGCTGGCGGCGGTCAGTGCGGTGTGCCTGCCGCGGGCTTCTGTGGCGGGGTCGGCGTCGGCTCCGGCCGCGCCGGCGCGGGAGGATGCGCTGGTGGGGTAA
- a CDS encoding UDP-N-acetylmuramate dehydrogenase: MHVLHDAPLAPLTTFRLGGPAERLLTALSDDEVIDAVREADGAGTPLLVIGGGSNLVIGDKGFAGTALRIATRGFSLDGTRLEVAAGEVWSDTVARTVEAGLAGIECLAGIPGSAGATPIQNVGAYGQEVSSTIREVVAYDRVERRTVVLAAGECEFSYRHSRFKAQPERYVVLRVRFELEDVGGLSAPIKYAETARALGVEPGDRVPAATARETVLKLRAGKGMVLDPDDHDTWSAGSFFTNPILGESQYRAFLAKAERRLGGDVAPPAWDLGGGLTKTSAAWLIDKAGFTKGYGSGPARISTKHTLALTNRGGATTEDLLALAREVVAGVEQAFGVTLVNEPVTVNAEI, encoded by the coding sequence GTGCACGTACTTCACGACGCCCCCCTCGCCCCCCTCACCACCTTTCGGCTCGGTGGGCCGGCCGAGCGGCTGTTGACGGCTCTCAGCGATGACGAGGTCATCGACGCCGTGCGGGAGGCTGACGGGGCCGGGACCCCTCTGCTCGTCATCGGTGGCGGCAGCAATCTCGTCATCGGGGACAAGGGGTTCGCCGGGACCGCCCTTCGGATCGCCACCCGGGGCTTCTCGCTCGACGGCACCCGGCTCGAAGTGGCCGCCGGGGAAGTCTGGAGCGACACCGTGGCCCGGACCGTGGAGGCCGGGCTCGCCGGGATCGAGTGCCTGGCCGGGATTCCCGGGTCCGCCGGGGCCACCCCGATCCAGAACGTCGGCGCGTACGGCCAGGAGGTCTCCTCCACCATCCGCGAGGTCGTCGCGTACGACCGGGTCGAGCGGCGTACCGTCGTCCTGGCCGCCGGCGAGTGCGAGTTCTCCTATCGGCACAGCCGGTTCAAGGCGCAGCCCGAGCGGTACGTCGTCCTGCGCGTCCGGTTCGAGCTGGAGGACGTCGGCGGGCTCTCCGCGCCCATCAAGTACGCCGAGACCGCCCGCGCCCTCGGCGTCGAGCCCGGCGACCGCGTCCCGGCCGCCACCGCCCGCGAGACCGTCCTCAAGCTCCGGGCCGGCAAGGGCATGGTCCTCGACCCGGATGATCACGACACCTGGTCCGCCGGGTCCTTCTTCACCAATCCCATCCTGGGGGAGAGCCAGTACCGGGCTTTCCTCGCGAAGGCCGAGCGGCGGCTCGGCGGCGATGTCGCTCCGCCCGCCTGGGACCTCGGCGGTGGGCTGACCAAGACCTCCGCCGCCTGGCTCATCGACAAGGCCGGGTTCACCAAGGGGTACGGCTCCGGGCCCGCCCGGATCTCCACCAAGCACACCCTCGCCCTCACCAACCGCGGCGGCGCCACCACCGAGGACCTGCTTGCCCTCGCCCGCGAGGTCGTCGCGGGTGTGGAGCAGGCCTTCGGGGTGACGCTCGTCAATGAGCCGGTGACCGTCAACGCCGAGATCTGA
- a CDS encoding NAD(P)-dependent oxidoreductase, with translation MKLTVFGATGRIGAEVVGQALAAGHQVTAVVRDPGRFTVTGPGLEVVRGDLASPDSLRPAVAGRDAVLSGLGANKRADAAAGITARLTGSIVKAMDAEGTRRLLVVSAGPVGPEAPDDPFLDRLTLTIVTRVLKDVYEDLRRTEAALAASALDWTAVRPVRLVNKPRTGTYRTAIGATPRSARTIGRADVADAMLGMIDNQATVKQGVCVSY, from the coding sequence ATGAAGCTCACGGTTTTCGGTGCGACGGGCCGGATCGGCGCGGAGGTGGTCGGGCAGGCGCTGGCCGCCGGACACCAGGTGACGGCGGTGGTACGGGACCCGGGACGGTTCACGGTGACGGGACCGGGCCTGGAGGTGGTCCGGGGGGATCTGGCGTCCCCCGACTCACTGCGCCCGGCGGTGGCGGGCCGGGACGCGGTGCTCTCGGGGCTCGGCGCGAACAAGCGGGCGGACGCGGCAGCGGGCATCACGGCCCGCCTGACCGGCTCGATCGTGAAGGCGATGGACGCCGAGGGCACCCGCCGCCTGCTGGTGGTCAGCGCGGGCCCGGTCGGCCCGGAGGCGCCGGACGACCCGTTCCTCGACCGCCTCACGCTGACGATCGTCACGCGCGTCCTCAAGGACGTCTACGAGGACCTGCGCCGCACGGAGGCCGCGCTCGCCGCCTCGGCGCTCGACTGGACGGCGGTACGCCCGGTCCGCCTGGTCAACAAGCCGAGGACGGGCACCTACCGCACGGCCATAGGGGCGACCCCGCGCAGCGCGCGCACGATCGGGCGGGCGGACGTGGCGGACGCGATGCTGGGAATGATCGACAACCAGGCCACGGTGAAACAGGGAGTCTGCGTGTCGTACTGA
- a CDS encoding adenosine deaminase has product MEHVRDVRDLPKAHLHLHFTGSMRPTTLLELADKYGVHLPDALTSGEPPKLRATDERGWFRFQRLYDIARSCLRTPEDIQRLVREAAEEDVRDGSGWLEIQVDPTSYAPMLGGLIPALEIILDAVESAARETGLGMRVLVAANRMKHPLDARTLARLAVRYADRGVVGFGLSNDERRGMARDFDRAFAIAREGGLLAAPHGGELNGPASVRDCLDDLHATRVGHGVRAAEDPRLLKRLAERGITCEVCPASNVALGVYEKPEDVPLRTLYEAGVPLALGADDPLLFGSRLAAQYEIARRHHAFTDAELAELARQSVRGSAAPQEVKAKLLAGVDSWLAA; this is encoded by the coding sequence ATGGAGCACGTTCGCGACGTACGAGACCTGCCGAAGGCCCATCTGCACCTGCACTTCACGGGGTCGATGCGCCCCACGACCCTGCTGGAGCTCGCCGACAAGTACGGGGTACACCTCCCCGACGCGCTGACCAGTGGCGAGCCGCCGAAGCTGCGGGCCACCGACGAGCGCGGCTGGTTCCGCTTCCAGCGCCTGTACGACATCGCACGCTCGTGTCTGCGCACCCCCGAGGACATCCAGCGGCTGGTGCGCGAGGCCGCCGAGGAGGATGTGCGGGACGGCTCGGGCTGGCTGGAGATCCAGGTCGACCCGACGTCGTACGCGCCGATGCTGGGCGGGCTCATCCCGGCCCTGGAGATCATCCTGGACGCGGTCGAGTCGGCCGCGCGCGAGACGGGGCTCGGCATGCGGGTCCTGGTCGCGGCGAACCGGATGAAGCACCCCCTGGACGCCCGCACACTGGCCCGCCTCGCCGTGCGGTACGCGGACCGGGGCGTGGTCGGCTTCGGCCTCTCCAACGACGAACGCCGGGGCATGGCACGGGACTTCGACCGCGCCTTCGCGATCGCCCGGGAGGGCGGCCTGCTGGCCGCGCCGCACGGCGGCGAGCTGAACGGCCCCGCGTCCGTCCGGGACTGCCTGGACGACCTGCACGCCACCCGCGTCGGCCACGGGGTGCGCGCCGCCGAGGACCCGCGGCTGCTGAAGCGCCTCGCCGAACGCGGGATCACCTGCGAGGTCTGCCCCGCCTCCAACGTCGCCCTGGGCGTCTACGAGAAGCCCGAGGACGTCCCGCTGCGCACGCTGTACGAGGCGGGCGTGCCGCTGGCGCTCGGCGCCGACGACCCGCTCCTGTTCGGCTCCCGGCTGGCCGCCCAGTACGAGATCGCCCGCCGCCACCACGCCTTCACCGACGCGGAGCTGGCCGAGCTGGCCCGGCAGTCGGTACGGGGGTCGGCGGCGCCGCAAGAGGTGAAGGCGAAGCTCCTCGCGGGCGTGGATTCCTGGCTGGCCGCGTAA
- a CDS encoding pyridoxal phosphate-dependent aminotransferase has protein sequence MSAATSPTERRVSARIGAISESATLAVDAKAKALKAAGRPVIGFGAGEPDFPTPDYIVEAAAAACHDPKYHRYTPAGGLPELKKAIAEKTLRDSGYEVDPSQILVTNGGKQAIYEAFAAILDPGDEVIVPAPYWTTYPESIRLAGGVPVEVVADETTGYRVSVEQLEAARTEKTKVVLFVSPSNPTGSVYTEAETEAIGRWAVEHGLWVLTDEIYEHLVYGDAVSVSLPALLPELRDKCIVVNGVAKTYAMTGWRVGWIVGPKDVIKAATNLQSHATSNVANVSQVAALAAVSGNLDAVAKMRTAFDRRRQTIVKMLSEIDGVVCPTPEGAFYAYPSVKGLLGKEIRGKRPQTSVELAALILDEAEVAVVPGEAFGTPGYLRLSYALGDEDLVEGVSRIQKLLAEARD, from the coding sequence ATGAGCGCTGCAACTTCTCCGACCGAGCGCCGGGTGTCCGCGCGCATCGGCGCGATCTCCGAGTCCGCGACCCTCGCCGTCGACGCCAAGGCCAAGGCCCTCAAGGCCGCCGGGCGGCCGGTGATCGGCTTCGGCGCCGGTGAGCCCGACTTCCCGACCCCGGACTACATCGTCGAGGCGGCCGCCGCGGCCTGCCACGACCCGAAGTACCACCGCTACACGCCGGCGGGCGGCCTGCCCGAGCTCAAGAAGGCCATCGCCGAGAAGACCCTGCGCGACTCCGGCTACGAGGTCGACCCGTCCCAGATCCTGGTGACCAACGGCGGCAAGCAGGCGATCTACGAGGCGTTCGCGGCGATCCTGGACCCGGGCGACGAGGTCATCGTCCCGGCGCCGTACTGGACCACCTACCCGGAGTCGATCCGCCTCGCGGGCGGCGTCCCGGTCGAGGTCGTCGCCGACGAGACCACCGGCTACCGGGTCTCGGTCGAGCAGCTGGAGGCCGCTCGTACGGAGAAGACCAAGGTCGTCCTCTTCGTCTCCCCGTCCAACCCGACCGGCTCGGTGTACACCGAGGCCGAGACCGAGGCGATCGGCCGCTGGGCCGTCGAGCACGGCCTGTGGGTGCTGACCGACGAGATCTACGAGCACCTGGTCTACGGGGACGCCGTCTCCGTGTCACTGCCGGCGCTCCTGCCCGAGCTGCGCGACAAGTGCATCGTCGTCAACGGCGTCGCCAAGACGTACGCGATGACCGGCTGGCGGGTCGGGTGGATCGTCGGCCCCAAGGACGTCATCAAGGCCGCGACCAACCTGCAGTCGCACGCCACGTCCAACGTGGCCAACGTCTCCCAGGTGGCGGCGCTCGCCGCGGTCTCCGGCAACCTCGACGCGGTCGCGAAGATGCGCACGGCCTTCGACCGCCGCCGCCAGACCATCGTGAAGATGCTCAGCGAGATCGACGGCGTGGTCTGCCCGACCCCCGAGGGCGCGTTCTACGCGTACCCCTCGGTGAAGGGCCTGCTCGGCAAGGAGATCCGCGGCAAGCGCCCGCAGACCTCCGTCGAGCTCGCCGCGCTGATCCTGGACGAGGCCGAGGTCGCGGTCGTCCCGGGCGAGGCCTTCGGCACCCCGGGCTATCTGCGGCTGTCCTATGCGCTGGGCGACGAGGACCTGGTCGAGGGCGTCTCGCGGATCCAGAAGCTGCTGGCGGAAGCGCGCGACTGA
- the secE gene encoding preprotein translocase subunit SecE, whose translation MTDAVGSIDMPDAQDEASADQESKKKARKGGKRGKKGPLGRLALFYRQVVAELRKVVWPTRNQLSTYTTVVIVFVVIMIGIVTVIDTGFEHVVKYVFG comes from the coding sequence GTGACGGACGCCGTGGGCTCCATCGACATGCCTGATGCCCAGGACGAGGCGTCTGCGGACCAGGAGTCCAAGAAGAAGGCCCGCAAGGGCGGCAAGCGCGGCAAGAAGGGCCCCCTGGGCCGTCTCGCGCTCTTCTACCGTCAGGTCGTCGCCGAGCTCCGCAAGGTGGTCTGGCCGACCCGAAACCAGTTGTCGACGTACACCACTGTGGTGATCGTGTTCGTCGTCATCATGATCGGCATCGTGACCGTGATCGACACCGGATTCGAGCACGTCGTCAAGTACGTCTTCGGCTGA
- the nusG gene encoding transcription termination/antitermination protein NusG has product MSDPNLNDAIESAESVEDQLDIVEAADAVDPDQAEAADADAGEAAEQAALHVEDADELEAAESEDEAAEDVADVEDEDATEAEADEDAEDEGAEEAPAEPAAPVDPVEALRQELRGLPGEWYVIHTYAGYEKRVKANLEQRAVSLNVEEFIYQAEVPEEEIVQIKNGERKNVRQNKLPGYVLVRMDLTNESWGVVRNTPGVTGFVGNAYDPYPLTLDEIVKMLAPEAEEKAAREAAEAEGKPAPARKVEVQVLDFEVGDSVTVTDGPFATLQATINEINADSKKVKGLVEIFGRETPVELSFDQIQKN; this is encoded by the coding sequence GTGTCTGACCCGAACCTGAACGACGCCATCGAGTCGGCGGAGTCCGTGGAGGACCAGCTCGACATCGTCGAGGCGGCGGACGCCGTGGACCCGGACCAGGCCGAGGCTGCCGACGCCGATGCGGGCGAGGCGGCCGAGCAGGCCGCGCTCCACGTCGAGGACGCGGACGAGCTGGAGGCCGCCGAGTCCGAGGACGAGGCCGCCGAGGACGTCGCTGACGTCGAGGACGAGGACGCCACCGAGGCTGAGGCCGACGAGGACGCCGAGGACGAGGGCGCCGAGGAGGCTCCCGCGGAGCCCGCCGCGCCCGTCGACCCGGTCGAGGCGCTCCGCCAGGAGCTGCGCGGCCTGCCCGGCGAGTGGTACGTCATCCACACCTACGCGGGCTACGAGAAGCGCGTGAAGGCGAACCTTGAGCAGCGTGCCGTCTCGCTGAACGTCGAGGAGTTCATCTACCAGGCCGAGGTCCCCGAAGAGGAGATCGTCCAGATCAAGAACGGCGAGCGCAAGAACGTCCGGCAGAACAAGCTGCCCGGTTACGTTCTCGTCCGCATGGATCTGACGAACGAGTCCTGGGGCGTCGTCCGCAACACCCCCGGCGTCACCGGCTTCGTGGGCAACGCCTACGACCCGTACCCGCTGACCCTGGACGAGATCGTCAAGATGCTCGCCCCGGAGGCCGAGGAGAAGGCCGCCCGCGAGGCCGCCGAGGCCGAGGGCAAGCCGGCTCCGGCCCGCAAGGTCGAGGTCCAGGTGCTCGACTTCGAGGTCGGCGACTCGGTCACCGTCACCGACGGCCCGTTCGCCACGCTCCAGGCCACGATCAACGAGATCAACGCCGACTCGAAGAAGGTCAAGGGCCTCGTCGAGATCTTCGGCCGCGAGACCCCGGTCGAGCTCAGCTTCGACCAGATCCAGAAGAACTAG
- the rplK gene encoding 50S ribosomal protein L11, producing MPPKKKKVTGLIKLQINAGAANPAPPVGPALGQHGVNIMEFCKAYNAATESQRGWVIPVEITVYEDRSFTFITKTPPAAKMILKAAGVEKGSGEPHKTKVAKITEAQVREIATTKLADLNANDLDAASKIIAGTARSMGITVEG from the coding sequence ATGCCTCCCAAGAAGAAGAAGGTCACGGGGCTTATCAAGCTCCAGATCAACGCCGGTGCGGCGAACCCGGCCCCGCCGGTCGGCCCCGCGCTCGGCCAGCACGGCGTCAACATCATGGAGTTCTGCAAGGCCTACAACGCGGCGACCGAGTCGCAGCGTGGCTGGGTGATCCCGGTGGAGATCACGGTCTACGAGGACCGCTCCTTCACCTTCATCACCAAGACTCCGCCGGCCGCGAAGATGATCCTCAAGGCCGCGGGTGTGGAGAAGGGCTCTGGCGAGCCGCACAAGACCAAGGTCGCGAAGATCACCGAGGCCCAGGTCCGCGAGATCGCCACGACGAAGCTCGCCGACCTGAACGCCAACGACCTGGACGCCGCGTCCAAGATCATCGCTGGCACCGCCCGTTCCATGGGCATCACGGTCGAGGGCTGA
- the rplA gene encoding 50S ribosomal protein L1, with the protein MKRSKTLRAADAKIDADKLYAPLEAVRLAKETSATKFDGTVEVAFRLGVDPRKADQMVRGTVNLPHGTGKTARVLVFATGDRAAAAEAAGADIVGSDELIDEVAKGRLDFDAVVATPDLMGKVGRLGRVLGPRGLMPNPKTGTVTPDVVKAVNDIKGGKIEFRVDKHSNLHFIIGKVSFDDAKLVENYGAALEEILRLKPSAAKGRYIKKATLTTTMGPGIALDSNRTRNLLVEEDPAAV; encoded by the coding sequence GTGAAGCGCAGCAAGACTCTCCGCGCTGCGGACGCCAAGATCGACGCGGACAAGCTCTACGCCCCGCTCGAGGCCGTCCGTCTCGCCAAGGAGACCTCCGCGACCAAGTTCGACGGCACCGTCGAGGTCGCCTTCCGCCTGGGTGTCGACCCGCGCAAGGCCGACCAGATGGTCCGTGGCACCGTGAACCTCCCGCACGGCACCGGCAAGACCGCCCGGGTCCTGGTCTTCGCGACCGGTGACCGTGCTGCGGCCGCGGAAGCCGCCGGCGCCGACATTGTCGGCTCCGACGAACTGATCGACGAGGTTGCGAAGGGCCGTCTGGACTTCGACGCCGTCGTCGCCACCCCGGACCTCATGGGCAAGGTCGGCCGCCTCGGCCGCGTGCTCGGCCCGCGTGGTCTGATGCCGAACCCGAAGACCGGCACCGTCACCCCCGATGTCGTCAAGGCTGTCAACGACATCAAGGGCGGCAAGATCGAGTTCCGCGTCGACAAGCACTCGAACCTGCACTTCATCATCGGCAAGGTGTCCTTCGACGACGCCAAGCTGGTGGAGAACTACGGCGCCGCGCTGGAGGAGATCCTCCGTCTGAAGCCGTCCGCCGCCAAGGGCCGGTACATCAAGAAGGCGACCCTCACCACCACGATGGGTCCCGGTATCGCGCTCGACTCCAACCGCACCCGCAACCTCCTCGTCGAGGAGGACCCGGCCGCGGTCTGA